In Centroberyx gerrardi isolate f3 chromosome 20, fCenGer3.hap1.cur.20231027, whole genome shotgun sequence, a genomic segment contains:
- the LOC139927989 gene encoding gap junction gamma-1 protein-like, translating into MSWSFLTRLLEEIHNHSTFVGKIWLTVLIVFRIVLTAVGGESIYYDEQSKFVCNSGQPGCENVCYDAFAPLSHVRFWVFQIILVATPSLMYLGYAANKIARAEEQLDSGGVGGLSQRKPKKHYLAGRRQHRGIEEAEDDQEEDPMIYEVAEVDSDGGGGAGGDTGGGKGKAKVRHDGRQRIKEDGLMRIYVLQLLTRSLLEVAFLCGQYALYGLSVPATYVCSGQPCPHSVDCFVSRPTEKTIFLLIMYTVSLLCLALNLWEMLHLGTGTIFDILRSRRRQLPQEELYGLTRGPDALNEAGVSGEDYGSYPFSWNAPSAPPGYNIAIKPLLVSNRHHDQPLPFTDLSNAKMACRQNHVNIAQEERQQYTGNDDNLPRGGTGDARRALHKEIRQAQHKPEADTQAYSQQQSHSTHSQQQSHNNTHSKPHREHKHRQASRHASSKDTDRGSSSNSSSTKEGKHSEWI; encoded by the coding sequence ATGAGTTGGAGTTTCCTGACTCGCCTGCTGGAAGAAATCCACAACCACTCCACATTTGTTGGCAAGATCTGGCTCACTGTCCTAATTGTTTTCCGCATTGTGCTGACGGCTGTAGGAGGCGAGTCCATCTACTATGATGAGCAGAGCAAGTTTGTCTGCAACTCAGGCCAGCCAGGCTGTGAGAATGTCTGCTACGACGCCTTCGCACCACTCTCACACGTCCGCTTCTGGGTCTTCCAGATCATTCTGGTGGCCACACCTTCGCTCATGTACCTGGGCTACGCTGCTAACAAAATTGCCCGGGCCGAGGAACAGTTGGACAGCGGAGGAGTGGGTGGTTTGTCCCAGCGGAAACCCAAGAAGCACTACCTCGCAGGGAGAAGGCAGCATAGGGGCATCGAAGAGGCTGAGGATGACCAGGAGGAAGACCCGATGATCTATGAAGTGGCCGAGGTGGACAgtgatggtggtggaggagcaggaggagacacTGGCGGTGGAAAAGGAAAAGCCAAGGTGCGCCATGATGGGCGCCAGCGTATCAAGGAGGACGGGCTGATGCGCATTTATGTCCTTCAACTCTTGACCCGCTCCTTGCTGGAGGTAGCTTTCTTATGTGGGCAGTATGCCCTCTATGGCCTGTCGGTGCCTGCCACCTACGTCTGCTCAGGCCAGCCCTGCCCACACAGCGTGGACTGCTTTGTGTCACGGCCCACCGAGAAGACCATCTTTCTCCTCATCATGTACACCGTCTCGCTGCTCTGCCTGGCACTCAATTTATGGGAGATGCTCCACCTGGGCACGGGTACCATCTTCGACATCCTGCGCTCCCGCCGCAGGCAGCTGCCTCAGGAGGAGCTGTATGGGCTGACAAGGGGACCAGACGCTCTGAACGAGGCTGGAGTGAGCGGAGAGGAttatggcagctaccctttctCCTGGAATGCACCTTCAGCTCCACCGGGGTACAACATCGCCATCAAGCCTCTTCTGGTATCCAACAGGCACCATGACCAACCACTACCCTTCACTGACCTCAGTAATGCCAAGATGGCGTGCCGGCAGAACCACGTCAATATCGCCCAAGAGGAGCGTCAGCAGTACACCGGTAATGATGACAACCTGCCCAGAGGAGGGACGGGTGATGCCCGCAGAGCTCTTCATAAGGAGATCCGTCAGGCGCAGCACAAGCCGGAGGCTGACACTCAGGCCTACAGCCAGCAGCAGAGCCACAGTacacacagccagcagcagagCCACAACAATACACACAGCAAGCCTCACCGTGAGCATAAGCACCGGCAGGCCTCCAGACACGCCTCCAGCaaggacacagacagagggagcagtagcaacagtagtagcaCCAAAGAGGGAAAGCATTCTGAGTGGATCTGA
- the LOC139928014 gene encoding putative phosphatase phospho1 has protein sequence MAAPSNLSHTASPAQRFLVFFDFDETIINESSDDAVVRAAPGQRLPDWLKDCYREGHYNEHMQRVLAYMAEQGVSKDSIRSAVEKILPTPGLPALFQYLLSHQQDFELVVVSDANMYFIETWLEHVGALHLFRRIFTNPASFDASGRLVLLPFHSHSCSCCPENMCKQVILREYLAHRQEERGGAPFQRVFYVGDGANDICPSLALGPRDTAFPRRDFPMHRLLVEMQQIQPANFKANIVPWASGEDVVDCLKKLMEER, from the coding sequence ATGGCTGCTCCTTCAAACCTCTCCCACACCGCATCACCAGCCCAGCGCTTTCTGGTCTTCTTCGACTTCGATGAGACCATCATCAATGAGAGCAGCGATGATGCTGTGGTGCGTGCTGCGCCGGGCCAGCGGctccctgattggctgaaggactGCTACAGGGAGGGGCACTACAATGAGCACATGCAGCGGGTCCTGGCCTACATGGCTGAGCAGGGCGTATCCAAGGACTCCATCCGCTCGGCGGTGGAGAAGATCCTGCCCACGCCCGGCCTCCCGGCCCTCTTCCAGTATCTCCTGAGCCACCAGCAGGACTTTGAGCTGGTGGTGGTCTCCGACGCCAACATGTACTTCATCGAGACGTGGTTGGAGCACGTTGGGGCGCTCCACCTTTTCCGGAGGATTTTCACGAATCCGGCCAGTTTTGATGCGTCTGGCCGGCTTGTGCTGCTCCCCTTCCACTCCCACTCGTGCTCATGTTGTCCTGAGAACATGTGCAAGCAGGTGATCCTGCGGGAGTATCTGGCGCATCGGCAGGAGGAGCGCGGTGGCGCCCCCTTCCAGAGGGTATTCTATGTGGGAGACGGGGCCAATGACATCTGCCCCTCTCTGGCTCTGGGGCCCCGGGACACAGCCTTCCCCAGGAGGGACTTCCCCATGCACAGGCTGCTGGTGGAGATGCAGCAGATCCAGCCAGCCAACTTCAAGGCCAACATCGTTCCTTGGGCCAGCGGTGAGGACGTGGTGGACTGCCTGAAGAAACTAATGGAGGAAagatga